The following coding sequences are from one Candidatus Nitrohelix vancouverensis window:
- a CDS encoding efflux RND transporter periplasmic adaptor subunit — MLVALGVLFWENGGSRLIDPGKFSVKGTIAYLEQLGSFLKKEDSANGSSRRGRGSGSAVKVLVQPIVMSSNDRVFEAVGTGRARLSVQVFPAVSEEVVEVLFKAQDKVAKGDILVRLDDREERLAVQKAEIELKNLHSLLGRYEKAVKEGAVPESEVDSARADFEAAQVTLDEARLAVEERLVRAPFDGVLGIPNIDPGDRVSPSASIATLDDRKILHVDFEVPEALAGSLMKAQEEKRRIAATTPAYPGRMFTANISAQQSRLDSGRRTLTARASIKNDDDTLLPGMSFTVRWEVLDKEYLTVPEISLQWGREGSFLWIVREKKAEKIYARVIARRAGQVLLEGKIAEGENVVVEGIQRLRPGTEVEILGAEN, encoded by the coding sequence TTGTTAGTTGCGCTTGGCGTGTTGTTTTGGGAAAACGGCGGAAGTCGTCTGATCGATCCGGGAAAATTTTCCGTGAAAGGGACGATCGCTTATCTGGAACAACTCGGTTCTTTTCTGAAGAAGGAAGACTCCGCGAATGGATCTTCGCGAAGAGGGCGCGGTTCGGGTTCTGCGGTGAAGGTTCTCGTTCAACCGATTGTGATGTCTTCCAACGACCGGGTGTTTGAGGCGGTGGGCACGGGTCGGGCGCGCTTGTCGGTGCAAGTATTCCCCGCCGTGTCGGAAGAGGTGGTGGAAGTATTGTTCAAGGCCCAGGACAAGGTGGCGAAGGGCGACATTCTGGTGCGACTGGATGACCGCGAGGAAAGGCTGGCGGTTCAGAAGGCGGAAATCGAATTGAAGAATCTGCACAGTCTGCTGGGTCGTTACGAGAAGGCGGTGAAGGAGGGAGCGGTTCCTGAAAGCGAAGTGGATTCGGCGCGCGCCGATTTCGAAGCGGCGCAGGTGACTCTGGACGAGGCGCGGCTGGCGGTGGAGGAGCGTCTGGTGAGGGCGCCTTTCGACGGCGTGCTCGGGATTCCCAACATCGACCCCGGCGACCGTGTCAGCCCCAGCGCTTCGATTGCGACTCTGGACGACCGAAAAATTTTACATGTTGATTTTGAAGTGCCCGAAGCGCTGGCGGGTTCGCTGATGAAGGCGCAGGAGGAGAAGCGCAGGATCGCGGCGACGACTCCGGCTTATCCGGGGCGCATGTTCACGGCCAATATCTCGGCTCAGCAGAGCCGACTGGATTCCGGTCGGCGCACCTTGACGGCGCGGGCCAGCATTAAGAATGACGACGATACTTTACTTCCCGGCATGTCCTTTACGGTACGCTGGGAGGTTCTCGATAAAGAGTATCTCACTGTCCCTGAAATTTCCCTGCAATGGGGGCGCGAGGGTTCCTTCCTCTGGATCGTTCGAGAGAAAAAAGCGGAGAAAATTTATGCGCGGGTGATTGCGCGCCGAGCAGGCCAGGTCCTTCTGGAAGGGAAGATTGCAGAAGGGGAGAATGTCGTGGTCGAAGGGATTCAACGCCTGCGTCCCGGCACAGAAGTTGAAATTCTCGGAGCGGAAAACTAA